One stretch of Pigmentiphaga aceris DNA includes these proteins:
- a CDS encoding TetR/AcrR family transcriptional regulator: MPRVSKVQAAQNRDTILDASARLFRERGIGGVSVADLMADAGLTHGGFYGHFASKEALAAEACARAFSQSAERRHARIEALPAHTDVPSAYAAMFLAEKNVCVPGEGCPAVGLASDIARLPSDAPARNAYAEGVEGMLQDLMAMDPKASRDDMLLRLVTLVGTLTLARATVGQPISDELLAAVRKALATPPDASG, from the coding sequence ATGCCCCGCGTATCCAAAGTCCAGGCCGCCCAGAATCGGGACACCATCCTCGACGCGTCCGCACGGCTGTTCCGTGAGCGCGGGATCGGCGGCGTCAGTGTGGCGGACCTGATGGCCGACGCCGGTCTGACGCACGGCGGCTTCTATGGTCACTTCGCGTCCAAGGAAGCCTTGGCTGCCGAGGCCTGCGCCCGTGCGTTTTCTCAAAGCGCCGAGCGACGTCACGCCCGCATCGAGGCCTTGCCGGCACACACCGATGTGCCCAGCGCGTATGCCGCCATGTTTCTGGCCGAGAAAAACGTCTGTGTGCCCGGCGAAGGTTGCCCCGCTGTTGGCCTGGCCAGCGACATCGCACGGCTGCCCAGCGATGCGCCTGCGCGTAATGCCTATGCCGAGGGCGTCGAGGGCATGTTGCAAGACCTGATGGCGATGGACCCCAAGGCAAGCCGTGACGACATGCTGCTTCGTCTGGTCACGCTTGTCGGTACGCTCACGCTGGCACGCGCGACCGTCGGTCAGCCGATTTCCGACGAGTTGCTTGCCGCCGTGCGCAAAGCGCTGGCTACACCGCCTGATGCGAGTGGGTGA